The genomic interval CTACTTTGTGAGATATCCAAAAGAAACTCGTGGATATTATTTCTACAATTCATATGAGAAAAAGATGTTTGTCTCCAAGAATGCCAATTTGTTGAGTTAAGGCTCAATAGACAATGAGTAGCAACAGAAAGGGACGAGCGTGTGCGACAACCGAGAATGAGGGAGATATACAATAGCGGGCATGCGATAGTGAGTGGTGCTTCAAAGAGGTGACAGTGAGAGACAATAAAAAGGGAGGTGAGTATGAGAGAACAAGTGGTGCTTCGAAAGGGAGGAGGTGTGTGGCAATGACGAACAACCACATAAAGGGAATGGTGTGTGTAACGGCATATGGGAGAGGGGTATTGCACTGATTGCAACTCAACGACCAACTTCAGAGATGGAAGGAACGTGCAATAGTAGCGAACAACGACAATAGGCAATGGTCTACCACGATGGCGAGCGGTGACCGTGGTAATGGtgtcttcctttttttcttcaagCTTTAGTTTACAGTTCACACGGCTTTTTTAGGGTTCTATTTTCGAAGTTGCAACTATTTATATGGTGTGTTTCACTAAATCtaaattagtttttgttttgttatatatacatatatatatattatattatgtgaaatgattaaactaatatatataaaaattttaaacatattaaatttaatgatattatcataataatttaaattctaataattttatattaaataatatatttataatatcataaataaatttattaatgtatttataaatgaacTTATTCATAAGTTATTCGTaaacttttaattgaatatctTCACGATTCTCTAATCGAACATGTTCATAAATTTTAACAAGTTGAgttttattaatctcaaatttgaCTAATTTATAAATCAAGTTTCAAAATTATGTTCAAATTCGGTTCATTTATCTTAATGAACAAAATCAGATGAAAGTCTATTCAAACATCGAGTCACTTACGATGGCTTGACTCATTCAAACcctaatattaatataatacacaatataatatattaatgtaaggTATTACAAGTGTCAATATAaagtgtctaaataatatttttaaatttttaatgttaatcatcgcttaaaaaataatagttatagtggatttattatatcttatttttaatatataaataatttgattaattgatttaatatttcaaaatacatatttatctCCAATTATTTACATGGttagatataaaaataagatataataaatatatttaatttaaaaataaaatatacttattatatctcaattattaaCTTTAAGTACATTGTGCAATAGTTAAACGTTACCTTTTCAAATACCTTGCCTCTAAAAATTGACTCTGCAGGGTCAAAATCCAGACTTTTCGGAGGAGACTGCGATGAGGTGGTGTCCGTCCTGCTGTGAGAATTACTGGTCGCCGTCTGATTTCGGCAACTGCAGAAAGTGCTACGAGGAAGCTAACAAGACCAAGGAGGAGCTCAAGCACGAGAACGACGATCTCAAGGCCAAGGTCGACTTCCTCTCCCTCCCCTTAGGCCTTCACTCCCCTTCCTTCTCCGACGTTGTCCTCGTCGCCTCCGACGATGGTCTCGGTCACTCCGACGCCATTCCAGTTCCCATCCCTGCCCATCGGGCCGTTCTGGTCAGTGCCTTGTCTTCCCAAACCGACCCTTCTCTTCGTGTATTCTTGATTCTGTTAAAATCCTTGTTTGGTTTGTGAACAAGGCAATAATCGAATAATAGGCTGAATGTGTTGTTGAGTGGTGTTTAGgtatttgaaagaaattggaaggaATTAGGATGAGGAAAGATCAAGAAAGAGATATCAGTTGCAGTGAGAGGATCAAACACTGCTGGAACTCTTTATTTGGATCGTAATTGTGGTCATTATTTTTCAGTTTTAGTTTCAGATTCAACTCTAGTTCATTTCTTGGACGCTAATAAAATGAACTTTAGGAGCCAACAAATACTTCCCCCCATTCAAActtctttcacattttttctACGTGGAGAAGCTAAGAATTTACGGAATTTGTCATCCAGGATCATGGATTGCAATATCTGGAGGAAACAGAATGGTAGAAggtttgaagaagaaaaaaaattcttgttttGAGAAGTTTCGGTATATGTTAAGTTTTTCTTATTCCTTTTGGGATTTGATTAGTGAGAATTCATAGGTTCGCCAGTATCACAAACTTTGAGCAGTTGATTCCCTAAGTAATATTGGACTGATGGCATCAGAGTTTTAGCATGGGATGATGTATTTGTAGAGAATAtggttcatttattttttagatcAGCTTGTAGGGCTTATGCAATTTATTCAGCAGTAAAGTTCTGTAATAAGGCCTCAGGTAACGTCATTTGTCATGAAGAAAATGTGGCATTTTCCAATGCTTAAGAAAATGTTTATACAAGAATATCTGTGCGTGCTCAACTCTGCACCTTATGGAAGACTGTTGAAAATGAACTGTTTTACCTGGAATaatttttcctcaaatattattgaaatttgagaaaattaaggtCTTAGCTCTTTCCTGAGGAAACCCGTAATTGTCTTTATCTTCTACCAAATAGGAGAGGCCAGTCACACTAGCAGTAGCTCTACCAGCTTGTCAAAGACAGCAACCTCTCTGTTTTTGTTGATTATAACAGAAAGGTCCAAACTTTTTTGGAGATGAATACAAGTATGGCTGGAGGAATGAGATCCAGAAACATTCTTGTAATCTAATTTTGAGTTTCTAAAAGATCCTGTTCACTGTGCGCCCcccaaatgaaagaaaataaataaatagatgaaATAGTTTTCAGTTGCTTGATTGCTTCTCAGCTTTAGTGGCCTTCCTCCTGTTCGTTATCCGTGTCTTATCAGGGTTGAACTGTAGTAACCCTTAAGTCTCCTACGCAGATGATATGATCAGGTCATGATGTTTATGATGGTCAACAGTTAGATATATTGTTTGAATTATCCTAAATAcacatgcataaatatattatatttgccATGATGTCATCTGATGCTGGAATCTATGCAGCAGCATTTGTAGGGTGTTGGTCTGATGCCAATACTGAGTAACCAACCAACCATCAAATATTCTTGGAGAAGATAGAATTCACTATTAGCTTCTTGTTTTTTGTCCTCTAAATTAAGCTTCACACAATTTacagtttttttattatattatcgTTGTCAACTGCatcttatcctaaccaagttagggttgaTGATACAACATTCTTAATATAAATTGACATTTAAAAACCATGttaacaatacaaatccatacaTTATTATATGATCAAAGCACTATTATATTTCATCAGATGAGTTTAACACTTTTTGTGATTCATTGTAATTGGATGACTACTGTATACTGCATCATTCATGTTTTGCCAAAATTCGACAGAGCTAGGTGATCCTATTTCATAAGTCTCTTAACTTTTTAAGGGACATGTCATTTTAGCTCTCCATGCTTTTTGGCAAAGGATAGCATTCTAAGAAGAAAGGTCTGTTCATTGATCATTGTCATTCTGTTTGTTTATGATGGAAATCTCCTTTTGCTCAATGATCTATAATTCCTGAGTTTGGTATTTAAACATTAGCATACCCTTTTAGGAAATGTATAGGTatctaggaaaataaaaacatcaCCATGCTATGTTTTTTTGGTTTAGAGACATCAAGTAGACCTTTATGCACTTTGTGGTTGTAGTTGTTAACCTCTCTTTTTGCATGTTATGGATTGGGCAATCAACGTTGTATTACGTGGTTTAACTGTCAAAAAATTTGTCAttcccttttttctttgtttcattGTCCTTATTTGGTCAATTCATCAACTTATCAGGCCAGTCGCTCCCCAGTTTTCAGAGCCATGCTTGAAAATGAGATGGAGGAAAGCCTGAGCGGTACCATCAAATTAGGTGATGTATCATGTGATGCTCTTCACTCCTTTGTCCATTATCTGTACAGTGCAGAGGCAAGCCTTGATGAAGGAATGGCCATTGACCTTTTAGTAATGGCCGAGAAATATCAAGTGAAACATCTCAAGACCTATTGTGAAAAGTACAAGGTGTCCAAGTTGGTCTGGGAGAATGCCCTCATGAATTTTGCCTTTGCACGCCAATACAACGCTAAGATCTTAGAAAAGGCAGCCTTATTATTGATCATGGACAACATGGATAAGCTTAGCAAGTGTGAAGTATATATAGAGCTCGTGGAGAAGGATCCCCGGCTTGTTGTAGAAATCTATGAGGCTTATCTCTCGATGCACTCGCAAGGTTGAAATTGGATGTACATGAATTCTCATGTGACGTGGCAGGTTAATACTGCTGCACTCGCAAGGTTGAAATTGGATGTACATGAATTGTCATGTGATGTTGGATTTAGAAGAATgtgaatcaaattcaaattctaaccACTTAGCTAATCATTTTGTCCACTAAGGAACTTATTCTATAGTAACTGCAaaatctaacaatctcccactcaGGTGCATTGAATAATGCTTAACTCATCTCTTCTTACAAGACATCAAGGTGTATGATCTCGATGACAatgataaatgtattatatCAAACAATTATCAATGCCAACATAATACTTCGTtgcatagaaaataaaattaaatatgaacaATGTCATCTATATTTTAGATAATACATAACACATCAATCAAATGCTTCCAAACTCTCAAGAGTAACTCTAAACAACATTTGATCATCATTCGAAGTTCTTGCACTCATGACCATCACATAAATGATCGTTTAGACTATGAGATGCAAAACTTAGATGACATggtataaaattatatttccaagaatttgaattaatttatctcTTGGTTCAACAACTTGCTCGATCATGGCCCACCTAACTGCTTATTTACTAGCCAATTGGGTGACATGCTAAAGTAATGTAATTGAActtcaatttcataaaataattttaagtcAGAAGACATACGTAAATAAGGTCTCACACAATAATAGAGAGGATAATCTTGTCACTTCCCTATAGCATTCGTATATACAAGCTTATGTTGTATGATGTGTATGCTATAGTGGAGCTCCCACTAATCGATGATGTCACACTCGAAACACCATACAGATATAGGCCTAGTCGCCACATAGGCACCAATTTGAGTCACTCAACTCATGAGTGCTCACATCCAGCTATTATCCGACTTAATATGAAATTTGGGATAGATCTACATTTGACTTATTCAAATAAGCCTCGTCTTAGTCTTGCTAAGGTGACAATGACGACTTGGAATATCCCTCATGTATCAAGGCACTTACACTGACCACATAAGTTCAAAAGTAAGCTGTTTTATCCTACACACCATTTAGGTGTCAAGGGGATCGTCCGCGTGAGAGGACCGATCCAAGCTTGGTGACATTCACGAACATGTGTAACTATTTCAATGCTTTCCATCTCAACaacataatgttatatcatgaaaacaaaaagaaaataataaatatccatCTGTACAAAACAATACGAATGTCGTAAATAGTGATCAAAACGTAGAGTTCAAATTCTACGTAATCTCATATGCCTTACATGGGATTCAAACATATTCATACTAAGTGGCTTTGTCAATAGGTTAACCAACATTTTAGCGCTAGGAATATAATTCAAGATCACTTTCCTGTCCCTGATTAGTCCTCTAATATAGTGAACATATGCTGATGTGGAGACATTATCATCTATATCCTTGCTAAAATCAGCATCAATGTAACCATACACTTTCATATCTCCACCTTGGAAGGATAAGACATAATCACAAGTACCACGTAGATACTTTATGATTCTCTTGACAATTTTTTAGTGTTTCTTCCCCGGATTACTTCGGTATCTGCTTATTAGCCCAACAACGAAACATATATCATGACCAATACACTTCATTATGTATATGAGACTCCCAACAACATTAGAGTAcgatttcttcttcatttatttatttttccctctgTTTTAGGGCACCGACTAACTCAAGGTACAACCCTTATCAACTGGAGTATCAACTGGTTTTGAGTTATCCATATGAAACCGTTCAAGAATCTTATGCGGATAAGTCTCTTGAGACAGACTCAAAAGCCTCATTGAGCTATCCCTCGAGATCTTAACTCTAAGGATATAACTCGCTTCCCTTAAATCCTTCATCTTAAAGATAGAGGATACTCATTCCTTAATGGCATTGATCATCTCCAAGTTATTTCCAGCCAATATGATGTTATCTATATAATGATAAAATCAAGAATCCATCTTTTATCTGTTTAACATACACACAATGGTCTTTCTTCATCACGATCAAACTAATTGAGGTAATAGCTTCATGAAACCGTAGATATTATTATCTAGATGACTGCTTGAGACCATATATAGATCATTTGAGATGGCACACTTTGCCCTTTTGCCTTTCAATAACAAAACCAATAGGTTGATCTATTTATATATGCTCGTCTAGTTCTCCGTTGAGAAATGTTATCTTGACATCCATCTAGTGTAGCGCAAGATCTAAATGAGCGACGATGGCTAGAATTAAATGTATAGAGTCAAATCTTACCACAGGAGGAAATTTCTCTAAGAAATCCACATCTTTCTTTTGGGGTAGCCCTTTACAATCAAACATGCCTTATACTTGTTGATCCATCCATTAGCTCGATGTTTGACTTTAAAAACCCATTTGTTTCCAATCACCTTTCTATTTGGTGGAAGATTGACAAGTTCCCATGCCACCTTGTTAGCCATGATCTCGATTTAGGGAGTTTAAGACTTCTATATTAAGAATTCGGCTCAGTGCTAGCCGACATGGCACACATAAACGCCCTTCCATTAGCATCATCGAAATGACAACGATAGATAAGCCCACGTTGGCTATGTCAGATTAATTGAGTTTCCAAAGTATTGTCTATGGGTTCACTGGCATTGACTGCAGGAATGCTTGAACTTACTAAAGGCATTTCCTTATGTAACTCATACAATTGAGAGTTCTTACCAACTTCACCAATTCTTGGGAACTCATCCTCAAGGAACTCTACATCTCAAGATTCTAACTCAATCAAACCCTCATTAGGATGTTCACCATACATGACATATCATTTTGTGCCCGCAAGATGCCGAATGAACACATTCTTACTGGCTTTTGGTCCAAGTTTACCATACTTGTGGAATGTGCTATGAACATATTCAGCTGATCCCCAAGGCCACAAGTGTTCCAAGTCTGGACTTCTACGagtccataactcataagaGGTAGAGGGCACGTATTTGCTTGAAACACAATTAAGAATGTAGGCTGCAGTCAACAGTGTATCTCCCTAAAAACTAATGGGGAGATTCGTCTGCGCTAATATCAATCTAACCATTTACAACAAAAGCCTATTTCGACATTCTACAACACCATTTTATTGTCAAGTGCTAAGAATTGTTAAGTGTAGAACTATACATATTTCCTTACATAGACTTTAGAACTAATCAAAAAGATATTCACGGCCTCTATCATTTCAAAGATTTTTTAAGTTCTTCTCCATCTAATTCTCAACTTCATGCACAAAGCATCTAAAGCTTCTGACTTGTGAGAAATCAGGTACACATAACTAAAAAGTGAATAATTATCTATGAAGGTAATGAAGTATGATGCATTATAACGTGACCTCACATTTATAGGATCACATATGTCGAAGTGTACTAACTCCAAAGGGCAAAATGCACAAGAAACCTTACGTAATGGTTTCCTTTTGCCCTTGCTAGCTAAACAAGACTCACATACAATGAGTCTCACTTTACTGAGAGATCCCAATAAACCTTCTCGTGTCAGCCTTACCATCATCTCTTGGCCCATGTGGCCAATCCTTTTGTGTCATAAATCACGATCAACATTCATGATAGAAAAAGTAGAAGAAACTATAGCAATGgaataattatcataaacatgATTCAAACTCAGTTTGAAAAAACCATCAACTAAGAGACCACAACCAAAAAATGTATCATTTGAATAGATGTTCACACTAGtaccacaaaaaaga from Diospyros lotus cultivar Yz01 chromosome 8, ASM1463336v1, whole genome shotgun sequence carries:
- the LOC127808730 gene encoding BTB/POZ domain-containing protein At4g08455-like, with amino-acid sequence MRWCPSCCENYWSPSDFGNCRKCYEEANKTKEELKHENDDLKAKVDFLSLPLGLHSPSFSDVVLVASDDGLGHSDAIPVPIPAHRAVLASRSPVFRAMLENEMEESLSGTIKLGDVSCDALHSFVHYLYSAEASLDEGMAIDLLVMAEKYQVKHLKTYCEKYKVSKLVWENALMNFAFARQYNAKILEKAALLLIMDNMDKLSKCEVYIELVEKDPRLVVEIYEAYLSMHSQG